The segment CTGTGACCTGAAACATAAATAGCTTCCGGTGTCTATGGAGAACTAAAACAAAACGCAAAAAACTAATATCTCTAAACATTAATCGTCGTTACTCGTCAGAAAAATCCTAACTGTGACGAGATAAAAAGATCAGAAAAGACTAGAAACACTAAGCATCTATCAATCAGCCATAGACAGCCGTAATCCAAAACTATTTGACACCTCTGACAAGCCAAGAGTATGCGTGTCGTTGCCCTTGACTTGTCTCCGTACAAACACCAGAATTTATTTGAgtatagaaaaaaatagaatatcgCAATTTCAAATCTCTGAAATTTAAGATAGATTTTTTTagcataaaaaaataaaacttataaaagatGTTTATTACTAATCTTTTCGTGTATCATGGAACATAATGAATATGATTTTAACTAAGTATACTGTTGGATGTTGAGCACGACTAGACTTTACCTAATTGTTAAACTAAAAACGCCGATAAAATGAACTTAAAAACAATCAAACTGAGAGCTATTACTATgaaaactgaaagaaaaatatgccgccaaaaaaaaatggaaataaatattttcactaatcCGTGTTTTCCGTGGGATTAAGGAACTTTCATGTGGCTTTACATGATTGGAAATTTAAGGAACAATCTTTCTTAAATTATGCATATCTAGAAATTTAATACACGAAAATTCAGGAAGATGTTCagataataaaaaatgaagTATTGCTGTATCATCATTATAGTTGCTGAATGTTAACGTCAAAATTTAAGATGTACTATTTAAATGGCATTTGCACACACATGCATGTACATATCTCTCTTTATATAGTCAAACAGTTTATGAATTACAGATTGACTAGTTCCCCAACTCAGATTATATATTGATTGATATTTATAATGAATTTCCAACCACTATAATTTATACTCCGTCCGTTTCACAAAGAATATCACTCAGACAttttttcatacatattaaaaaactgATTGAAAtgcatttatgttttcaataatatcATCTATTTTaactaatagtattttagataaataaatttgtttagaaaattaatacattttgtaattaatattgaaTTGAAAATAAGTGTAAATTGCAATGGAATTGTAAAACGACATTtttatgcaacaaaaaaaagtactaaaacaacatttttatgcaacaaaaaaaatactaaaacgacatttaatatgaaatagatggagtaaattataaaaatctaTACTAATTCAACTAGCTGaaaattatacttttaatttgattccaaaataaatatcatttgaaCTTTTtcctataaattaaaaattattaaatggtCAGTTTatccttatttatttttatatgactATTGCAATTCTAAATCATTTATTGTTTTCTTCATTTAGTTAAgcgaaaaacaaataaattaattacaaaattgcattaaatttataaaacaatatttattttacaacaaGAACCTTACTCTAGGATGATATTTCATTTGAAATGAAAATACTATATtagaaaatcataaaattacTTTGATATTGATATGATGCTATGTAGCCTTCGAATTTAGTTTAGATTACATTAAATATCTggattacaaatttttttttttttaatttaagtaAACATTACATGTGTTGACCGAAGTCACAGAGTTCAAACATCTAATTAAAAGCATGATGATCCAAATGAACCGTAAGCAATGGTGTTTTTTGTTCCGATTGACTTTTGTAGCAGAGACAAAACACTTATCTGCTTCTACCCCTTTCCATGTCCATGGCTCCCTCGTCCGCCACCCTTAAACAGTAAGTGAGCATCTCTAGCTTTTATTGACAACTTAACCAGCCTTTCTTGAAGTATTTTTTACCAAAGGATGTCATAGGATGACCATGTTGATTGTGGTCGAATAGTAAAGAGAGAGGACTAAATTAACACGTTTCATATTCAATCTACCTATTGCGCAAAATTAAATCACAATTATCTTGGTTATTTTACACGGATATAGACCTATGTTTTAGGGCCCATTTGAATACCTGGAAATAAGATCTATCCGTGGCTGTACCTCCTTTTGGGATTAGTCTGGGAATCTCCATAATTCTGAGATATTTtcaggttaatcaaaaaaagaTGTCATAAGATCCATGGAACCCGTCTCTTTGTTAGAACCCGATAGATATTGTTCATCTCCCTCTAAAGATATGAAAGAGGCAAACATGTTTAAGCCTAAAACCTGCTCAGTAATTTCATTACAATCTTTCTGGATCGAAAGTGGTTCTTGAACAGTCCGGGTAGCATTATTCGGCAAAGCTTGAGCAATCTCCCTAACCAGACTCAatatcttaattcatacaaacaAAAACAGGAGAAACATACATATTTTCGAGTTCCGTAATGGTAGTTAGAGAAGCTAAGTCATCCATGAAAACAATTTCAACCTCACCTTTCTCGTTACCTGCATCAAAGTGACTAATTGGTGGAGGTTGATCAGAAGAGGCAGTAGCATAGTGGTCCAACGGTTCATTGATGGATTAcaaaattcataataatatattCCCTAAAGGTAGCTAAACATGTTAATCTGCCGGTTCAACCGGATTAAAAATCAACGGTGGGCTTCAATTCGTAATAAACAACCACTCGTGGAAAAAGACAATGCATATAACTAAGGGAAATTTGGAATCATAACCATTGTAGAAATTAAACcaagtatatacatataacaaaagaaaggctatgatatttgtataataattgCCATATTGTCCTTGGCATgcatttttctgattttttttttttttctttttattttttacttttctcaCAAACATGTTTtctctttctatttttaattgcTTTTAATTTCTGTTAAAACAACTATTGAACTTTGTAGTTAACATGataaaaacatagatttttttttacatatagtatgttttgaaaatttcaaaacaaacatatattttgtaaattttatatcatattcAATAATCACGATtgtaaatctatactattttacacacatatatagtatagtcagaaataaaatatagtacAATCTCTTTCTTCCTCTGCATCTCTCCCTCCCTTCCACtatttctctctcttcctcctttACCACCATAGCCCCGCCATTTTCTCTTTCTCTGCATGTTTCTTTGTCTATTCCCTCTCTTCTTCCCTCCCTCATTTACCACCATAGCCACCACCACTTATTTCCATATTCCTTTGTCTACTCCATCCCTCCCTTCccctctttctctctatctcCTTCCTCTACCATAGCCACCACCACTTTCTCATTCCCTCTACTCCATCCCTCaccactttctctctctctctctctccccctccctccctccctctaTTCGACATCTCCATCATCTTTTATCTATTCGGCATCCCATTTTCTTCTATCTATTTGACATCTTCCCTCTCTTCCTTCCATCcgtttttctctctttttccaTCGTGTAAACTTCtctaattttcttcataatctCTATCTCATATCATGCGTCAtatgttctatactattttaaattacagtatagtgcAATACATTTCCTTTTCtcttattttgcaatttatatcTCTTTCTCTGTCTCATGATTTTTGTTACTCAatacttgatcagttacactgttttgttctccaacacCGTCGTCACTCATCATTTCCCTCTAagaaaattttagagaatttcatatatacaaagtttgtgggtgtgtcgagtattccataccataacaTGTATAGTATAGTCACGTAATAGataagagtttgggtttagggtttatgattagggtttgggcttagggtatacggtttgggtatatagtttgggtttagggtatatggtttgggtttagagtttagggtatatggtttgggtttagtgtttgggtttagggtatatggtttggatttaaggtttgggtttatggtatatggtttggatttagggtttagagtttagagtatatggtttggatttagggtatatggtttgggtttagggtttagtgtatatggtttgggtttagggtttagtttatatggtttgggtttagtgtttaggtttagggtatatggtttgggtttatggtatatagtttgggtttagggtttagagtatatggtttgggtttagagtttgggtttagggtatttggtttgggtttatagtaTATGGTGTGAGTATATAATTTGGTTTAGGGTAAATGATACTCTATGCAAACCCttaatttttttcagttttcttattttctttttccttttcataatagttgttattattaattaattgttctgtactatatatttaacaaaCATAGTATAGTACGATATCAATCGTTGCATTAAACAAATCTCACGCGCCAGAAAGGAGAACGTGGTCCACTTCTCCATCAAATTGACACAAGTTTTCATGCATGGCTATATTCTTAATTGTCAGGGTTTATATGATTATTGAGCAAATTGACCCTATAACTAacgaaaatactttttttttttcattttactaCTAAAGAAAAGATGTTTCGTCTAATTTCATGGAGGATAGCAAGATCGCAAAGGTTTTCAATGAAGATGCATTTTTGTAGGAATAGTATTTTTCATCACTACTTTTCTCAAAAGACAATTTTTGAAATGTAGTTTTGCAAACTGTAAATATAATACGTGTTAATTTTGCATAATCTTTACTGAGTGTCCTCACTAAGAACATGAACCTAGACCAATAATAAGATTCTCCGTTTATATCACCCCTAAAACATTCAAGGAACAGTATATTAATAAACAAGATGATTAAAATAAAGCAACGGGATACCGTACTCAGCTTTATAATAATATACCATAGTGGTACCGcttaatataaactaataaattaaaattttgaccAATTGGATTAACGGAATTTCACCACTCAATTCCCATTGATGTACATGCGATGAACAGTTGACCAAAGGAGACAATGTATACAGGCTATTCAACAAATCTGACAAGTAAGTAATACATTCATATATTGACATCTTGAGACAACttattcttttcttattttacaAACAATCTGAATTTGTTTCATACTCTACTCTAGTATGGCAACCAGTGGCGGATCTAGGAATCCATTTAATAGGGGTCAAAAAAGTATTAGGTGTCATCAATGGGTTTGGAACTGTGGTTTAGGGGTGTCAAGAGAAGGATTTTTCCATCAGAACTACAGATTTTTCAATGTTTTTGGGAACATTTCATTATTTATTGGAATTTAAGGGGTGTCATGTGATCCCCCATTGCATAAAGTAGATCCGCCTCTGATGGCAACGTTACCTAATTATATGTGCCGGAGCTAGCTAGCTAGATAGatctatttacatatatatatatatttaaatttagggATAACTTTAAGATCATTTGCGGAGAGGAGGATGATTTCCATTAGACTCGTAATATAGCTAAAACTGCATAGAATTGAGCCAGCTAAAAACTCTCATGTTCATGCTATATTTCTCAAAATTACCTTGTTATGTATCGTTGGGAAATGTTGCTTTAGGTACCATTTCTTATTGATAAAAAAAGGTAccatttcttaaaatatatttacatttaaattttaacattGTTGGGACATAGAAAACTTCTGCCTAGGACTATATGAGTTTGGCCTGAGTCGCATTGACTGAAACTTATGCTGGTAAACTCGGGGTGCTATAGAAGGGACTGGGTGACAAGAGTTATGCGAATACTATGAATGAGAATGAGAGAGAATTTACGTCCTAAGTTTAGTATCATTAAAGGttgaatttgagtttagggagACTATTgaccaaaattatatattttctggtTATTAAGAAAGAAAAGTAGCAGGATAAAAGACTCCAAAAATTCTAAACTACTGCTAACTAACTGCACTGGAAcctattataaattttaattacttaTACTACTCTTTCTTTTATAGGTAAAGCAAAGTTATCTCTTGTCATcaccaatcaaaatttataaaagtagGGATGTTGAAATTAGATTTCAACTGTTGAATATCCTGCAACGAATGTGTTGAAATATTATATCTATCTAGGTAAATTTAATATTCGTTGGAAAGTTTCAACATGttggtaaaattttatatggataaaaatattgtgaagatttattatatttttattttcacccaATAAATCACTCatttagtatataatattttatttttaaataataaaaaattatatcaaaattcatAACTTTTTACGATCTATAAATATAGACTACTCTTATTTCATTTggatataaaagaaaaacattatttttctataatcaactattttagtattttaaacatttttattaaatagatctttaaaattcaaaattattctTATTAAAAATTGCATTATTTTAGATGTATTAGAGAGAAGATGATTTAgaaagttaaaaagaaaaaaataggatgttgaaaataaaatatgcgTTGAAATCATTGAACAAAAATCCCAGTTTTTGTAgtaaaagtaatatattaacGTCTAATCAATCCTACGTATcaaaagacccacacatggagaGATAAAGAGCAAAGGACATGCACATGCATTTCATACATAATACACCCACCGCCATTTTCTCTCCTTATATTATTATTGCTATTTCCTCTCCCTTCTTCTTCCCCTCTTACCAAATCAGAGAGAGAAATAACATCTCTAATCTATTAGAAGTAACATGATCGGACAGCTTATGAACCTTAACGCGACGGAGCTCTGTCTCGGCCTCCCTGGCGGCATTAAAGCCGTCGACAGCCCGGCCAGATCGTCGGTGAGGAACAAGAGAGGCTTCTCCGAGACCGTGGATCTCATGCTCAATCTTCAGTGCAACAAAGAAGAAACCGTCGATCTTAACAACGCCACAGCTTCCAAAGAGAAGACTCTCCTCAAAGACCCTGCTAAGCCTCCTGCTAAGTAAGCTATACATACACACAGACACacgcacatatatatatatatatatatatatatatatatatatgtgaatactttattcaaaataataaaacatttatctCTATATGTGTCTCTATTTCTCTAAGTTCTTGGACTACGTATCCCCAATCTTCACCACTAGTTTATTATAATCTAATAGTTATACTCGACTGATTCTAGtattcatacaaaaaaaaatcttgaaattggtaatatatatattaccataTACATGAGTTTTTAAacatatatctataaatttgaaactaaatttgttttatagcataaataataaaaaatccattacaaaaaaaaaaataattaagcgTTGATGCTTAAACACCAATTTATAAATGCGTACAAGCAAACATTAGGCATTACATCAGTAATGAGCCCAACAAAGTAAAAATAGTAAttagtaattaaataaattaaataaaaatattaagtagCAATAACATTGATTGGTTAACACTTtaacacacacatatacatatatatatatatatatatatatatatatataattaatgttgTTCGTATGTAGAGCCCAAGTGGTGGGATGGCCACCTGTGAGGAACTACAGGAAGAACATGATGACTCAGCAGAAAACAAGCGCCGAGGAGGAGGCCAGCAGCGAGAAGGCCGGAAATGGTGGAGGAGCTGCCTTGGTGAAGGTATCCATGGATGGAGCTCCTTACCTAAGAAAAGTTAACCTCACGATGTACAAAAGCTATCAGGATCTCTCTGATGCTTTGGCCAAAATGTTCAGCTCCTTCACTATGGGTACGTGTTAGAAATTTCATATCGAAGAAGTGCGAGaaatataaattagtatataaaTATTGGAAACTCGCGAATATTTATCATTactttaaatcatatttatgtcTGCAAGAGGAATGGTGAACTTGTGGTATGTATTTATATACAAACAAGcgcttaaattttatataatctgtGAATAATTTCAAGGAAACTATGGAGCACAAGGAATGATAGATTTCATGAACGAGAGCAAGCTCATGAATCTGTTGAACAGTTCCGAATATGTTCCAAGCTACGAGGACAAAGATGGCGATTGGATGCTCGTCGGAGATGTCCCATGGGAGTGAGTCAAATTAGTCCCTAattcttcatatttttaactaataagtCGACTCATTAACCACGTTTCCGAAAATAGTAGAGAATAAGTCAAAGATATTCAAACTCCATGTGTTACAATTTACAAATACGTACAACTATGCATTGGTTGGCAATATGATCTTCCAAATTATGCAATTGTATCAAGAATTTTTATTTAGCTTATTCGTAGCTGGCACAATCAACTTATTCTCACCACATTATTGCATAAAACCTTAAttagaataaactttaaatattaaCGACTCATATACCAATGTTATAACGGAAATTTGAATATCTATTTCAGAATGTTCGTCCAGTCGTGCAAACGTTTGCGCATCATGAAGGGATCTGAAGCAATTGGACTTGGTACATCTATTTGTCAGTTTTACTTTTCt is part of the Raphanus sativus cultivar WK10039 chromosome 5, ASM80110v3, whole genome shotgun sequence genome and harbors:
- the LOC108857088 gene encoding auxin-responsive protein IAA7, whose amino-acid sequence is MIGQLMNLNATELCLGLPGGIKAVDSPARSSVRNKRGFSETVDLMLNLQCNKEETVDLNNATASKEKTLLKDPAKPPAKAQVVGWPPVRNYRKNMMTQQKTSAEEEASSEKAGNGGGAALVKVSMDGAPYLRKVNLTMYKSYQDLSDALAKMFSSFTMGNYGAQGMIDFMNESKLMNLLNSSEYVPSYEDKDGDWMLVGDVPWEMFVQSCKRLRIMKGSEAIGLAPRAMEKYCKNRS